GAACGTCGACGGAGGTGACCTTGGCGTCCGGGTTCGTGCCCGTGCCGTAGACGTCGAAGACGGGCTCGCCGGTGGAGAAGTCTGCGCCGTGGCCGCCGGTGAGGATCAACGAAATAATTTCGCGCACGGCGACGGGATCGGCCGTGAGCTGTGCGACGGAGCGCTCGCCGAGCTCGGAGTGCGTCATGGGGGTCAACTCGTCGTCAAGCGCCTCACCGGCCTCGCGGTAGGACAGGCCGAGCTGCGTGAGGTTGCCCTCGGAGTCTTCGCCTACAAGAATTTCAATGCCTACCTTGCCGTCGGAGTCGACGGCGCGGTAGGAGCCGAGTTGCTTCGCAATCAGCGAGTACTTCTGGGCAATTTCGTCTTTGCTGGGGTTGAGTTCTGCGTCGTAAATCTTTGCTTCAGCCATTAGCTTTTCACCATTCTCTTGATTGCTTTCATTGCTTCCTCCACCTTAGCGTCCACAGCGTCGGCCGCTACTTGGTCGCCGGAAGCGCTGGCCCCGGTAACGGCCCCCGCGACGCAGTGTTTGAGGTGCTCGTCGAGAAGCGAGAGCCCCACGTTTTCCAGCGCGGAGGTGATCGCGGAGATCTGGGTGAGGATGTCAATGCAGTACTGGTCGGACTCGATCATGCGCTGCAACCCGCGAACTTGCCCCTCGATGCGCTTGAGGCGAGCGGAGTAACGGTCCCTGTCGTGGCTGTAGCCGTGGTTGTGCTCGGTGGCGGGAGTAGTCATGGCCGAAACTCTACATGGCCTGCAGGTTTGTTCCATGTTCTCGCGCTGGTTTATGATGATCGGGCTGCCTCAACGCTTTTGTTTTGGTGCGCTTGGCCCCCATCGTCTAGAGGCCTAGGACTCCGCCCTTTCACGGCGGCAACACGGGTTCGAATCCCGTTGGGGGTACTCGAGCCCCACGGTTCGAACAAAATAAATACGGCCCTGTGGCGCAGTTGGTTAGCGCGCCGCCCTGTCACGGCGGAGGTCGCGGGTTCAAGTCCCGTCAGGGTCGCAATACACAAAAACGGTCGAGGAAGCACCTCGGCCGTTTTTCGTTTGTCGGGCAAAAGGCGCGAAGAGCTGGCGATTTGTGCTCGCTCAAGCGCTCTGTGTAGAGTGAACACTCGTGCACAACGCGGTCTTGAGGGTCGCGGAAGAGCGCGAAAATTACACAGTTGGCCCTGTGGCGCAGTTGGTTAGCGCGCCGCCCTGTCACGGCGGAGGTCGCGGGTTCAAGTCCCGTCAGGGTCGCCGAATCGCTTTGTGATGAGGCGGTTTACGGCCAGATAGCTCAGTCGGTAGAGCACACGCCTGAAAAGTGTGGGGTCGCCAGTTCGATCCTGGCTCTGGCCACACCTGCACATCCCCTTCACCTAGGTGGAGGGGATGTTTGCATTTACGGCACGCTGCGCCGGAGTTCACTAGGGTGGGTGTCACATCACCCAAGTGAAAGGATCAAACCATGGCAGATCAGACCGTCAAACTGAACGAGGGCCAAAACCGCTATGAGATTTTCGTCGACGACAAGGTCGCCGGGTACGCAGCATTTCGCGAGACGGGCGAGGGTGTGCGCGATTTCAACCACACCGTGATCCAGCCCGAGTTTCGCGGCCAGGGCTTGTCGACGCCCCTGATCCAGCATGCGCTTGACGACACCCGCACCGCCGGCAAAAAGATCATCCCGACCTGCTCGGCGGTGGCTCACTTTCTGAGCAAGAACGAAGGTTACCGCGACCTCGTCGCCAGCTAGCAGTTAAATCATGTAGCTGCCGGGGTCGACGTAGTGGTCCGGGTCGACCAGGTGCGTCTTCTCGCCTTGCATCCGCTTGCGGTGCTTCGCGGGGACCCCGGTGGCAATCGAGTGGGGCGGAACGGACTTGGTAACCACCGCGTTCGCGCCCACAGCGGAGCCCTCGCCGATGGTGATGGGCCCGAGCACCTTGGCGCCAGCCCCGATGGTGACGTTGTCCTCGATCGTGGGGTGGCGTTTCGTCTGTGTGAGCACCTGTCCGCCGAGGGTGACGCCGTGGTAGAGCATGACGCCGTCGCCGATTTCGGCGGTCTCGCCGATGACGATGCCCATCCCGTGGTCGATGAAGAAGCGCCGGCCGATGGTGGCGCCGGGGTGGATCTCGATGCCGGTCAGGAAGCGGTTGAACTGCGCGAGCACCCTCGCCGGGCCCTTGAAACCCTTGTTCCACATCGAATGGCACACGCGGTGGATCCAGATCGCGTGCAGGCCCGAGTACACGATGGCGTTCTCCACGTCGCCGCGCGCGGCCGGGTCGTGCAGGCGGGCGTTGTCGAGGTCTTCCTTGATCGTCGCCGTGATCCTTCTCAGCACCTTTATCATGGTGCTCGAGCTTATCAGCGCGCGTGACGACGCCCGAAGGGTCGCAACGCTTTTGATTCACAATAAAAGAAAATCGACGCCCGGCGAAGGGGCGTCGATAAGCGAAAAAGCGGCTCTTAGTCGCGGATGTCCTCGTAGAGCGGGGTGGAGATGTAGCGCTCGCCGAAGTCGCAGACGATGAACACGATGGTCTTGCCAGCGTTTTCGGGGCGGGATGCGACCTCGAGCGCGGCCTTGAGGTTTGCGCCGGTGGAGATGCCGCCGAGAATGCCCTCCTCGCGGGCGAGCTCGCGGGACGCGGCGAAGGCGTCTTCGTTGGAGACGGTGATGATCTCGTCGACGATCTCGCGGTTAAGGGTGCCCGGGATGAAGTTGGCGCCCATGCCCTGGATCTTGTGCGGGCCGGCCTCGCCCTTGGTCAGGAGAGGGGAAGCGGCGGGCTCGACGGCGACGAGCTTGACGTCCGACTTCTTCTCCTTGAGGTACTTGCCGGCGCCCGAGATGGTGCCGCCGGTGCCGACACCTGCGACAAGGATGTCGATCTCACCGTCGGTGTCGTTGAAGATTTCCGGGCCGGTGGTTTCGTAGTGCATCTGCGGGTTGGCCTCGTTCTCGAACTGGCGGGCCAGGATCGCGTTGTCGGTGTTCTCGACGATCTCGTTGGCCTTCTCCACAGCACCCTTCATGCCGGCGGCGCCCGGGGTCAGCTCGATCTGCGCTCCCAAGGCACGCAGGACGACTCGGCGCTCGGTGGACATCGTCTCCGGCATGGTGAGGATTACCTTGTAGCCCTTGGCTGCGCCGGCGAGCGCGAGTGCGATGCCGGTGTTGCCCGAGGTGGCTTCGACGATGGTGCCGCCCGGCTTGAGCTCGCCGGACTTCTCTGCGGCTTCGACGATTGCCTTGCCGATGCGGTCCTTGACGGAGTTAGCCGGGTTGTAAAACTCCAGCTTGGCCAGCACGCGGGCGCCGGTGTCCTTGGACACGCGCTGCAGTTCAACGAGCGGGGTTCCGCCCACAAGGTCGAGTACGTTAGCGGCGATCTTTGCCATGATTGCTCCTTCGAAGTGTTTGTCTAGGGGGTTGGTTCCCCTGATCCTTTGTCAATCGTAGCCCATTATACACTCGTTAGGTAGACAAAGCAGTATGTTCTCTTTGAACCACTCGGTATGGGGGAATTGACGCTATGGCACCGTAACCGTTGTGAAATTTGGCTACCCCCAAAAGTGCGATATGCTTCAGACAGTTATACGTCAACTTGAGGCAGGACACCTCCCCCCGGCGGGGACACCCACACGGGTGGGCCTAGATGCTTAGGTGAGGTCCGTGAGGAATGTGATGGACGCTCAAACGATCAGGGACGAGGACGACGCAATCCGCGCCGCCCTTACGACGTTGAAGACTGCCACCGGGATCCCCGTGGCCATGTACGGAACGCTCCTGGCCGACAACCGCATTCAGATCACCCAGTGGATCGGCCTGCGTACCCCGGCGCTGCAGAACCTGGTCATCGAACCGGGCGCCGGCGTCGGTGGCCGCGTTGTCACCACCCGCAGGGCCGTGGGTATTTCTGACTACACACGCGCCAACGTCATCTCCCATGAGTACGACCGCCAGATCCAGGACGAGGGGCTGCACTCGATCGTCGCGGTGCCAGTGATCGTGCAGCGCGAGATCCGCGGCGTGCTCTACGTCGGCGTGCACTCGCCGGTCCGCCTCGGCGACAAGGTGATCGAGGAGGTCACCATGACCGCCCGCTGTCTGGAGCAGGACCTGGCCATCAACGCCGCGCTGCGCCAAACCGACGGCGGCAAGGGCGCGGCCAAGGCTGGGCGAGTGATGAACAGCGCGGAGTGGGAGCAAGTGCGCTCCACGCACTCAAAGCTGCGCATGCTGGCTAACCGCGTCACCGACGAAGACCTGCGCAAAGACCTCGAGCAGCTGTGCGACCAGATGGTGTCGCCCGTGCGGATCAAGCAGACGACTAAGCTCTCCGCCCGCGAGCTCGACGTGCTCTCCTGCGTGGCACTCGGCCACACCAACGTCGAGGCGGCCGAGGAAATGGGCATTGGCGCGGAAACCGTGAAGTCCTACCTGCGCAGCGTGATGCGCAAGCTCGGTGCGCATACCCGCTACGAGGCGGTCAATGCCGCCCGCCGCATCGGCGCTCTGCCGTAGCCGCGTTTCTGTACGCTAGGGGCCGTGAAAGAACGATTTCTGGTCCACGGTGGTATTCGGCTCGAGGGCGTCGTGCGTGTCGACGGCGCCAAGAACAGCGTGCTCAAGCTCATGGCGGCCGCGCTGCTGGCCGAGGGCACAACCACCCTGCACAACTGCCCTGAAATCCTCGACGTCCCCCTGATGCGCGACGTCCTTGTCGGCCTCGGCTGCGGCGTAGAAATCGACGGCCCCGTGGTCCGCATCACCACTCCCGCGGCTGTCTCGCCGCACGCCGACTTCGAGGCGGTGCGCCAGTTCAGGGCCTCAGTGGCCGTCCTCGGCCCGCTGGTCGCACGGTGCAAGGAGGCCTACGTCGCGCTGCCGGGCGGCGACGCGATCGGTTCGCGCCCCCTGGACATGCACCAATCCGGCCTGGAGAAGCTCGGCGCGACCACCCACATTGAGCACGGCGCTGTCGTCGCCCGCGCGGAGAGGCTCACTGGAGCATCGATCTCGCTCGACTTCCCATCCGTGGGAGCGACCGAGAACATCGTCACCGCAGCAGCGCTTGCCGACGGCCGCACCACCTTAGAAAACGCCGCCCGCGAGCCTGAGATCGTCGACCTGTGCGACATGCTCAACTCTATGGGCGCGCGCATTTCGGGAGCCGGCAGCTCCACCATCACCATTGACGGCGTGGACAAGCTTCGGCCGACCGAGCACGTCGTGGTGGGTGACCGCATTGTTGCCGGCACGTGGGCCTACGCCGCGGCGATGACGCAGGGCGACATCACTGTTGGCGACATCGCCCCGCGCCACCTCCACCTGGCACTGTCGAAGTTGAAAACCGCGGGGGCGGACATCGAGACCTATGACAACGGCTTCCGGATCCGCCAAAATCAGCGCCCGAAGGCAGTTGATTATCAGACGCTTCCTTTCCCGGGCTTCCCCACGGACCTGCAGCCCATGGCAATCGGTATCGCCTCGATTGCCGACGGTGTGTCCGTGATTACGGAGAACGTCTTCGAGGCCCGGTTCCGCTTTGTGGATGAGATGCTGCGCCTCGGTGCCGACGCCAACGTCGATGGGCACCACGTTGTGCTGCGCGGGGTGGACACGCTGTCTTCCACGGACGTGTGGGCCTCCGACATCCGCGCCGGCGCAGGGTTGGTGCTTGCCGGACTGGTTGCAGACGGTGTCACCACGGTGCACGACGTCGCCCACATCGACCGCGGCTACCCCAGGTTCGTGGAGAACCTTGTGGCCTTAGGAGCGAACGTACAGCGCGAATCGGGGCGCTAGAAAACCCTGTTTTGCCTGGGGGTTTGTGTTTGGTTGTGGGGGTGTGTAACTTTGTGTGAGTCAGCGAGACCGACAACGCCCCGCCGGAGTGAGTTCTGGTGAGATGGCGGACAGGAAAACTACCGCTGGTGCCTCCTTTGATTGGTTGCGATTAGTGTCGCGGCTGGTTGGGTGTGCGTGTGTTGTGTGAGAACTCGATAGTGTGCCAATGTACTTTTTTGTTTTTGTTTGTGGTTTGTTGTGGTGTGCATTGTGGCGTGCCTGGCCTGCACTGTGGTGTGGGTGGGTGTGTGCTGGTGGTGGTGTCGTGAACCTTTGATGGCGATGTCACCCTGTGGCGCACGTTTTGTGTCATGGTGTGCGGTTTGATCGTAATGAATCGCGGGTGTGGCCTTGTTTGATGCATGGGTTGTGTGGTTTTCCTCGTCGGATGCGCATGGTCTGTGTTGGGGTTGCACGGTAAATATTTTTGAATTGAAGGTTTTGCCAGTACTGCCTCGCGGGTTTTTCTTGTGGGGTGGTGTGGTTTGTTTTTGTTGGGTTTGGGCTTTTCACGAGTTCTGAATTTCTTCTTTTTTGTGGAGAGTTTGATCCTGGCTCAGGATGAACGCTGGCGGCGTGCTTAACACATGCAAGTCGAACGGAAAGGCCACAGCTTGCTGTGGTACTCGAGTGGCGAACGGGTGAGTAACACGTGGGTGATCTGCCCTGTACTTCGGGATAAGCTTGGGAAACTGGGTCTAATACCGGATAGGAATCACATGTGGGTGTGTGGTTGGAAAGCTTTTGCGGTATGGGATGAGCTCGCGGCCTATCAGCTTGTTGGTGGGGTAATGGCCTACCAAGGCGTCGACGGGTAGCCGGCCTGAGAGGGTGTACGGCCACATTGGGACTGAGATACGGCCCAGACTCCTACGGGAGGCAGCAGTGGGGAATATTGCACAATGGGCGCAAGCCTGATGCAGCGACGCCGCGTGGGGGATGACGGCCTTCGGGTTGTAAACTCCTTTCGTCAGGGACGAAGCGAAAGTGACGGTACCTGGATAAGAAGCACCGGCTAACTACGTGCCAGCAGCCGCGGTAATACGTAGGGTGCGAGCGTTGTCCGGAATTACTGGGCGTAAAGAGCTCGTAGGTGGTTTGTCGCGTCGTTTGTGTAAGTCCACGGCTTAACTGTGGGATGGCAGGCGATACGGGCATAACTTGAGTGCTGTAGGGGAGACTGGAATTCCTGGTGTAGCGGTGAAATGCGCAGATATCAGGAGGAACACCGATGGCGAAGGCAGGTCTCTGGGCAGTAACTGACGCTGAGGAGCGAAAGCATGGGTAGCGAACAGGATTAGATACCCTGGTAGTCCATGCCGTAAACGGTGGGCGCTAGGTGTGAGTCCCTTCCACGGGGTTCGTGCCGTAGCTAACGCATTAAGCGCCCCGCCTGGGGAGTACGGCCGCAAGGCTAAAACTCAAAGGAATTGACGGGGGCCCGCACAAGCGGCGGAGCATGTGGATTAATTCGATGCAACGCGAAGAACCTTACCTGGGCTTGACATACACCAGATCGGCGCAGAGATGCGTTTTCCCTTGTGGTTGGTGTACAGGTGGTGCATGGTTGTCGTCAGCTCGTGTCGTGAGATGTTGGGTTAAGTCCCGCAACGAGCGCAACCCTTGTCTTATGTTGCCAGCACGTGATGGTGGGGACTCATGAGAGACTGCCGGGGTTAACTCGGAGGAAGGTGGGGATGACGTCAAATCATCATGCCCCTTATGTCCAGGGCTTCACACATGCTACAATGGTCGGTACAACGCGTGTGCGACACTGTGAGGTGAAGCTAATCGCTCTAAAGCCGGTCGTAGTTCGGATTGGGGTCTGCAACTCGACCCCATGAAGTCGGAGTCGCTAGTAATCGCAGATCAGCAACGCTGCGGTGAATACGTTCCCGGGCCTTGTACACACCGCCCGTCACGTCATGAAAGTTGGTAACACCCGAAGCCAGTGGCCTAAACCTGTTAGGGAGCTGTCGAAGGTGGGATCGGCGATTGGGACGAAGTCGTAACAAGGTAGCCGTACCGGAAGGTGCGGCTGGATCACCTCCTTTCTAAGGAGCTTATATTTTTTACACACCACACTTATTCTGACTGTGTTGGGGTGTGTGGTGTGGTGGTTGAGGTGCCGAGTGTGTGCCTGCCACCTGTTTTTTAATTGAAATGTCCAGTTGTGGAGACACCCGCTACTGGCACGTGGGGTGCTACTTCGATGGTGGGCCTGTGATGCGTGTTGGTGGTGTGTGGGTGCGCCACGTGTTGGTGTGCACTGAATGTGATGAACCGTGTGAAGCAAACAAAAACGCGTACGGCTGGCACCTACTCTGCTGTTTTTTGTGGTGGTTGGGTGTGGTTGTGTGGGAAGTTGTTGGCATGCTGTTGGGTGTCTGGG
Above is a window of Corynebacterium sanguinis DNA encoding:
- a CDS encoding CG0192 family protein, producing MAEAKIYDAELNPSKDEIAQKYSLIAKQLGSYRAVDSDGKVGIEILVGEDSEGNLTQLGLSYREAGEALDDELTPMTHSELGERSVAQLTADPVAVREIISLILTGGHGADFSTGEPVFDVYGTGTNPDAKVTSVDVQEHNTYTSLGEVEVDGEEKKFQLRIQKRVVPQQRAAEDELALVKEGDITLIRLELWR
- a CDS encoding metal-sensitive transcriptional regulator produces the protein MTTPATEHNHGYSHDRDRYSARLKRIEGQVRGLQRMIESDQYCIDILTQISAITSALENVGLSLLDEHLKHCVAGAVTGASASGDQVAADAVDAKVEEAMKAIKRMVKS
- a CDS encoding GNAT family N-acetyltransferase, producing the protein MADQTVKLNEGQNRYEIFVDDKVAGYAAFRETGEGVRDFNHTVIQPEFRGQGLSTPLIQHALDDTRTAGKKIIPTCSAVAHFLSKNEGYRDLVAS
- the epsC gene encoding serine O-acetyltransferase EpsC, translating into MIKVLRRITATIKEDLDNARLHDPAARGDVENAIVYSGLHAIWIHRVCHSMWNKGFKGPARVLAQFNRFLTGIEIHPGATIGRRFFIDHGMGIVIGETAEIGDGVMLYHGVTLGGQVLTQTKRHPTIEDNVTIGAGAKVLGPITIGEGSAVGANAVVTKSVPPHSIATGVPAKHRKRMQGEKTHLVDPDHYVDPGSYMI
- the cysK gene encoding cysteine synthase A translates to MAKIAANVLDLVGGTPLVELQRVSKDTGARVLAKLEFYNPANSVKDRIGKAIVEAAEKSGELKPGGTIVEATSGNTGIALALAGAAKGYKVILTMPETMSTERRVVLRALGAQIELTPGAAGMKGAVEKANEIVENTDNAILARQFENEANPQMHYETTGPEIFNDTDGEIDILVAGVGTGGTISGAGKYLKEKKSDVKLVAVEPAASPLLTKGEAGPHKIQGMGANFIPGTLNREIVDEIITVSNEDAFAASRELAREEGILGGISTGANLKAALEVASRPENAGKTIVFIVCDFGERYISTPLYEDIRD
- the ramA gene encoding acetate metabolism transcriptional regulator RamA: MDAQTIRDEDDAIRAALTTLKTATGIPVAMYGTLLADNRIQITQWIGLRTPALQNLVIEPGAGVGGRVVTTRRAVGISDYTRANVISHEYDRQIQDEGLHSIVAVPVIVQREIRGVLYVGVHSPVRLGDKVIEEVTMTARCLEQDLAINAALRQTDGGKGAAKAGRVMNSAEWEQVRSTHSKLRMLANRVTDEDLRKDLEQLCDQMVSPVRIKQTTKLSARELDVLSCVALGHTNVEAAEEMGIGAETVKSYLRSVMRKLGAHTRYEAVNAARRIGALP
- the murA gene encoding UDP-N-acetylglucosamine 1-carboxyvinyltransferase, which translates into the protein MKERFLVHGGIRLEGVVRVDGAKNSVLKLMAAALLAEGTTTLHNCPEILDVPLMRDVLVGLGCGVEIDGPVVRITTPAAVSPHADFEAVRQFRASVAVLGPLVARCKEAYVALPGGDAIGSRPLDMHQSGLEKLGATTHIEHGAVVARAERLTGASISLDFPSVGATENIVTAAALADGRTTLENAAREPEIVDLCDMLNSMGARISGAGSSTITIDGVDKLRPTEHVVVGDRIVAGTWAYAAAMTQGDITVGDIAPRHLHLALSKLKTAGADIETYDNGFRIRQNQRPKAVDYQTLPFPGFPTDLQPMAIGIASIADGVSVITENVFEARFRFVDEMLRLGADANVDGHHVVLRGVDTLSSTDVWASDIRAGAGLVLAGLVADGVTTVHDVAHIDRGYPRFVENLVALGANVQRESGR